In Triticum urartu cultivar G1812 chromosome 6, Tu2.1, whole genome shotgun sequence, the following proteins share a genomic window:
- the LOC125512537 gene encoding uncharacterized protein LOC125512537 isoform X3 yields the protein MQYHHRSRLPPPPPPPFGRGSGAVYPGGHKQPYAPQTPPRPPLLAPPHRRYEVLMEAGRLAAEYLVSTGVLPPSSLQRGGGDPWAVPPPPLPQPPQEPPAFYDWRRYDDVYSNNPGTRPRWNSSITSCCTNRDDYSNGGSYNGRWKRKYGEYRMGYPGRGREREKERVRLNSNGRRYEEDKDEDGAPGFQRDPRSSGENDESRRCVTDEVKEAAPFMEKAVGQLEMKDTRLNADVRKNADALLELQAENEGEMKENKILSSELEMDPNGDVNNTSIVVVMEADAKLLPDGKVVGEEAEDNNKVLCDRIALNDDMEILENGLHVDRRSLLKRCDFAKAPTKPRSCHAHRKSVTETVDLVSSREGSKMVADEAANERSLTNIQPDNREDQIYQESTVSKTAYKEITMEPMLLQENKTLVVTENMKEYRNDAQLHVVQEYKEEQDVSSLTISQKDNLMQENDLSPLSASRKGGLMQETNLSTLTGTQEDIMIEDANLSPLPDAHNDGLIAETNLSPMADAHNDSLIEESDQSPSTASHEVTLMQETDITQSLSLHKNNLNLQFKEGAQICDTEIVPKEVGLFEFSDQKNIVGVDLFCNAGAETIIQMEEEEKLDQSSSFRIPNNPGFGQHSAPGYSVEPHKQLQEDFGANVGDIVGGTNNLCQVSLDNNSVQVFDIEDDMPIEGAGFDSSKAKNAMICSSMDVIMHPGIHTDDLPVIEDGYNLTLSDYLVADIPCYTSLRPDLQAGICTNDSEGIPVMDDPIYGSLTDIVACEFPNHASHDEIG from the exons ATGCAGTACCACCACCGCAGCCGcctgccgccgcctcctccaccgccgtTTGGCCGGGGTAGTGGTGCCGTGTACCCCGGCGGCCACAAGCAGCCGTACGCTCCTCAAACTCCTCCTCGGCCCCCGCTTCTTGCGCCGCCGCATCGCAGATACGAGGTGCTCATGGAGGCCGGCCGCCTGGCGGCCGAGTACCTGGTATCCACGGGCGTGCTCCCGCCGTCCTCCCTAcagcgcggcggcggcgacccgTGGGCTGTTCCTCCTCCTCCACTGCCTCAACCGCCGCAGGAACCCCCCGCATTCTATGACTGGAGGAGGTACGATGATGTATATAGCAATAACCCTGGCACCCGGCCTAGGTGGAACAGTAGCATTACTAGTTGTTGTACTAATAGAGATGATTACAGTAATGGTGGTAGCTACAATGGGAGATGGAAGAGAAAGTATGGGGAGTACAGAATGGGGTATCCAGGTCGTggaagggagagggagaaggagagagTAAGGTTGAATTCGAATGGTCGACGCTATGAGGAAGATAAGGACGAGGATGGTGCTCCTGGATTTCAGAGGGATCCGCGGTCCAGTGGGGAGAATGACGAGTCTAGGAGATGTGTGACGGATGAGGTGAAAGAGGCGGCACCTTTCATGGAGAAGGCTGTAGGTCAGTTGGAGATGAAGGATACCAGATTGAATGCTGATGTTAGGAAGAATGCTGATGCTCTGCTGGAGTTGCAGGCTGAGAATGAAGGTGAGATGAAAGAGAATAAAATACTGAGTTCAGAATTAGAGATGGACCCTAACGGTGATGTCAATAACACTTCTATTGTAGTTGTTATGGAGGCAGATGCGAAGCTTTTGCCAGATGGTAAGGTTGTGGGTGAGGAAGCTGAAGATAACAACAAAGTTTTGTGTGACCGTATTGCCTTGAATGATGACATGGAAATTTTGGAAAATGGTTTGCATGTCGACAGGAGGAGTTTGCTTAAACGCTGTGACTTTGCAAAAGCTCCAACGAAGCCCAGGTCATGCCATGCACATAGAAAGTCAGTAACTGAAACAGTCGATCTAGTTTCTTCTAGAGAAGGTTCGAAGATGGTAGCTGATGAAGCAGCAAATGAGAGATCTTTGACTAACATCCAGCCAGATAACAGAGAAGATCAAATCTACCAAGAAAGTACTGTCTCTAAGACAGCTTACAAAGAAATAACAATGGAACCTATGCTTCTCCAAGAAAACAAAACATTAGTCGTTACTGAAAATATGAAAGAATACAGGAACGATGCACAACTCCATGTAGTCCAggaatacaaggaagaacaagaTGTATCATCTTTGACAATTTCTCAGAAGGATAACTTGATGCAAGAAAATGACTTATCTCCATTGTCGGCTTCTCGCAAGGGTGGCTTGATGCAAGAAACCAACCTATCTACGTTGACAGGAACGCAGGAGGATATCATGATCGAAGATGCCAACCTATCTCCATTGCCAGATGCTCACAATGATGGCTTGATTGCAGAAACCAACCTATCTCCAATGGCAGATGCACACAATGATAGCTTGATTGAAGAATCTGATCAATCTCCATCGACAGCTTCTCACGAAGTTACCTTGATGCAAGAAACTGACATAACTCAGTCATTATCTTTACATAAAAATAACTTAAATCTGCAATTTAAGGAAGGAGCCCAGATTTGTGATACTGAAATTGTGCCAAAAGAAGTGGGCTTGTTTGAGTTTTCTGATCAGAAGAACATTGTTGGTGTTGATTTGTTTTGTAATGCCGGGGCTGAAACTATCATCcaaatggaagaagaagaaaagcTGGATCAATCCAGCTCATTCAGAATACCTAATAATCCTGGCTTTGGCCAACACTCTGCACCAGGATATTCAGTGGAGCCACATAAACAACTGCAAGAAGATTTTGGAGCAAATGTGGGAGACATTGTCGGTGGTACAAATAATTTGTGCCAAGTTTCATTAGACAATAACTCTGTCCAAGTATTTGATATAGAAGATGACATGCCAATTGAAGGTGCTGGCTTTGATTCTTCAAAAGCAAA GAACGCGATGATATGCTCTAGCATGGATGTCATAATGCACCCTGGCATACATACTGATGATCTTCCTGTAATTGAAGATGGTTAC
- the LOC125512537 gene encoding uncharacterized protein LOC125512537 isoform X2 yields MQYHHRSRLPPPPPPPFGRGSGAVYPGGHKQPYAPQTPPRPPLLAPPHRRYEVLMEAGRLAAEYLVSTGVLPPSSLQRGGGDPWAVPPPPLPQPPQEPPAFYDWRRYDDVYSNNPGTRPRWNSSITSCCTNRDDYSNGGSYNGRWKRKYGEYRMGYPGRGREREKERVRLNSNGRRYEEDKDEDGAPGFQRDPRSSGENDESRRCVTDEVKEAAPFMEKAVGQLEMKDTRLNADVRKNADALLELQAENEGEMKENKILSSELEMDPNGDVNNTSIVVVMEADAKLLPDGKVVGEEAEDNNKVLCDRIALNDDMEILENGLHVDRRSLLKRCDFAKAPTKPRSCHAHRKSVTETVDLVSSREGSKMVADEAANERSLTNIQPDNREDQIYQESTVSKTAYKEITMEPMLLQENKTLVVTENMKEYRNDAQLHVVQEYKEEQDVSSLTISQKDNLMQENDLSPLSASRKGGLMQETNLSTLTGTQEDIMIEDANLSPLPDAHNDGLIAETNLSPMADAHNDSLIEESDQSPSTASHEVTLMQETDITQSLSLHKNNLNLQFKEGAQICDTEIVPKEVGLFEFSDQKNIVGVDLFCNAGAETIIQMEEEEKLDQSSSFRIPNNPGFGQHSAPGYSVEPHKQLQEDFGANVGDIVGGTNNLCQVSLDNNSVQVFDIEDDMPIEGAGFDSSKAKNAMICSSMDVIMHPGIHTDDLPVIEDGYNLTLSDYLVADIPCYTSLRPDLQAGICTNDSEGIPVMDDPIYGSLTDIGFMDVWSQPAEDFEKFF; encoded by the exons ATGCAGTACCACCACCGCAGCCGcctgccgccgcctcctccaccgccgtTTGGCCGGGGTAGTGGTGCCGTGTACCCCGGCGGCCACAAGCAGCCGTACGCTCCTCAAACTCCTCCTCGGCCCCCGCTTCTTGCGCCGCCGCATCGCAGATACGAGGTGCTCATGGAGGCCGGCCGCCTGGCGGCCGAGTACCTGGTATCCACGGGCGTGCTCCCGCCGTCCTCCCTAcagcgcggcggcggcgacccgTGGGCTGTTCCTCCTCCTCCACTGCCTCAACCGCCGCAGGAACCCCCCGCATTCTATGACTGGAGGAGGTACGATGATGTATATAGCAATAACCCTGGCACCCGGCCTAGGTGGAACAGTAGCATTACTAGTTGTTGTACTAATAGAGATGATTACAGTAATGGTGGTAGCTACAATGGGAGATGGAAGAGAAAGTATGGGGAGTACAGAATGGGGTATCCAGGTCGTggaagggagagggagaaggagagagTAAGGTTGAATTCGAATGGTCGACGCTATGAGGAAGATAAGGACGAGGATGGTGCTCCTGGATTTCAGAGGGATCCGCGGTCCAGTGGGGAGAATGACGAGTCTAGGAGATGTGTGACGGATGAGGTGAAAGAGGCGGCACCTTTCATGGAGAAGGCTGTAGGTCAGTTGGAGATGAAGGATACCAGATTGAATGCTGATGTTAGGAAGAATGCTGATGCTCTGCTGGAGTTGCAGGCTGAGAATGAAGGTGAGATGAAAGAGAATAAAATACTGAGTTCAGAATTAGAGATGGACCCTAACGGTGATGTCAATAACACTTCTATTGTAGTTGTTATGGAGGCAGATGCGAAGCTTTTGCCAGATGGTAAGGTTGTGGGTGAGGAAGCTGAAGATAACAACAAAGTTTTGTGTGACCGTATTGCCTTGAATGATGACATGGAAATTTTGGAAAATGGTTTGCATGTCGACAGGAGGAGTTTGCTTAAACGCTGTGACTTTGCAAAAGCTCCAACGAAGCCCAGGTCATGCCATGCACATAGAAAGTCAGTAACTGAAACAGTCGATCTAGTTTCTTCTAGAGAAGGTTCGAAGATGGTAGCTGATGAAGCAGCAAATGAGAGATCTTTGACTAACATCCAGCCAGATAACAGAGAAGATCAAATCTACCAAGAAAGTACTGTCTCTAAGACAGCTTACAAAGAAATAACAATGGAACCTATGCTTCTCCAAGAAAACAAAACATTAGTCGTTACTGAAAATATGAAAGAATACAGGAACGATGCACAACTCCATGTAGTCCAggaatacaaggaagaacaagaTGTATCATCTTTGACAATTTCTCAGAAGGATAACTTGATGCAAGAAAATGACTTATCTCCATTGTCGGCTTCTCGCAAGGGTGGCTTGATGCAAGAAACCAACCTATCTACGTTGACAGGAACGCAGGAGGATATCATGATCGAAGATGCCAACCTATCTCCATTGCCAGATGCTCACAATGATGGCTTGATTGCAGAAACCAACCTATCTCCAATGGCAGATGCACACAATGATAGCTTGATTGAAGAATCTGATCAATCTCCATCGACAGCTTCTCACGAAGTTACCTTGATGCAAGAAACTGACATAACTCAGTCATTATCTTTACATAAAAATAACTTAAATCTGCAATTTAAGGAAGGAGCCCAGATTTGTGATACTGAAATTGTGCCAAAAGAAGTGGGCTTGTTTGAGTTTTCTGATCAGAAGAACATTGTTGGTGTTGATTTGTTTTGTAATGCCGGGGCTGAAACTATCATCcaaatggaagaagaagaaaagcTGGATCAATCCAGCTCATTCAGAATACCTAATAATCCTGGCTTTGGCCAACACTCTGCACCAGGATATTCAGTGGAGCCACATAAACAACTGCAAGAAGATTTTGGAGCAAATGTGGGAGACATTGTCGGTGGTACAAATAATTTGTGCCAAGTTTCATTAGACAATAACTCTGTCCAAGTATTTGATATAGAAGATGACATGCCAATTGAAGGTGCTGGCTTTGATTCTTCAAAAGCAAA GAACGCGATGATATGCTCTAGCATGGATGTCATAATGCACCCTGGCATACATACTGATGATCTTCCTGTAATTGAAGATGGTTAC